In Tessaracoccus sp. MC1865, the DNA window CTGCGGGACTTCCCAAGTATGCACTCAGGGCAGCCCCCCGATGGAGGACCGCCCTGAGTGGTGGGTGCTTCTAGTTGCTGGCCGCTCGTTCGCCTGCGCGAACCTGGGCCTTGAGCATCTTGAGCCGGTGGATCTCGGCGTCGTCGGCCTGACCCTGCTGGGCCTTCAGGACGAGCGGCGCGAGTTCCTTACGGGCCTCCTCCAGACTCACCTCGTGACCGAGCGTGGCGAACTGCGCCAGCACCGACACGTGGCCGTGGGCCACCGAGATGAACCCGCCGTCGACCATGAGCGACTCGCTGGCGCCCTCAGCGGTCACGATCTCGACCATGGACGGCTCGAGGACCGCCAGCAGCGGTTCGTGACCGGGCAGGATGCCGATATCGCCCTCGACCGTGCGCGCGATGATGTTGACGGCGTCGCCGGACCAGACCACGCGGTCGGCCGAGACAACCTCGACATGCAGCGGTGCGTGCTCCATGGACTCAGCTTTCCTTCTGCATGCGGTCCCAGTTGGCCATGACGTCGTCCATGCCGCCGACATTGAAGAACGCCTGCTCAGCGATGTGGTCGACGTCACCGTTGCAGATCATCTGGAACGACTCGATCGTGTCGGCCAGCGGCACCGAGGAACCCGGGATGTTCGTGAACTTCTCGGCCATGTAGGTGTTCTGCGACAGGAACTGCTGGATGCGACGCGCGCGGTTCACGATGATCTTGTCCTCTTCGGACAGCTCGTCGATACCGAGGATGGCGATGATGTCCTGCAGTTCCTTGTTGCGCTGCAGGATCTGCTTCACGCGCACCGCGGTGTCGTAGTGCTCCTGGCCGATGTACTGCGGGTCCAGGATGCGCGACGACGAGGTGAGCGGGTCCACGGCAGGGTACAGACCACGCGAGGCGATCTCACGGGAAAGTTCCGTGGTGGCGTCCAGGTGGGCGAACGTGGTGGCCGGGGCGGGGTCGGTGTAGTCATCGGCCGGCACGTAGATGGCCTGCATCGACGTGATGGAGTGACCCTTCGTCGAGGTGATGCGCTCCTGGAGCTGCCCCATCTCGTCGGCGAGGTTCGGCTGGTAACCCACCGCGGAGGGCATGCGCCCCAGCAGCGTGGAGACCTCAGAACCGGCCTGCGTGAAGCGGAAGATGTTGTCGATGAACAACAGCACGTCCTGGTTCTGCACATCGCGGAAGTACTCCGCCATGGTCAGAGCCGACAGGGCGACGCGCAGGCGGGTGCCCGGCGGCTCGTCCATCTGGCCGAAGACGAGCGCGGTGTCCTTGAGGACGCCCGCCTCTTCCATTTCATTGATCAGGTCGTTGCCCTCACGGGTGCGCTCCCCCACACCGGCGAACACCGAGGTGCCACCGAAGTTGTGGGCGATGCGGTAGATCATCTCCTGGATGAGGACCGTCTTGCCGACACCCGCACCACCGAAGAGGCCGATCTTGCCGCCCTTCACGTACGGGGTGAGGAGGTCGAGGACCTTGATGCCCGTCTCGAGCATCTCGGTGCGGGACTCCAGCGCATCGAACGCGGGGGCCGCGCGGTGGATGGGCCAGCGCTCGGTGATCTCGATCGACGAGGGGTCGACGTTGAGCACGTCACCGGTCACGTTCCAGACGTGGCCCTTGGTCACGTCGCCCACGGGCACCGTGATGGCGTCGCCGGTGTCGGTGACCTCGGCCCCACGGCGCATGCCGTCGGTGGGCTTCAGGGCGATGGCGCGCACCACGTTGTCGCCGACGTGGAGGGCGGTCTCCATGGTCATGGTGCGCTTCTCGCCCATGACCTCGGTCTCAACGGTCAGTGCATTGCCGATGGGCGGGATCTGGTCAGCCGCGAACTCGACGTCCACGACGGGGCCGATGACGCGGGTAACGCGGCCGACACCACCGGTGGTGGCGGGCTGCGTGTCGCTCACAGTGGCAGTCATTTGTTACCTCATTCGTTTCCGGCTGATTCCGCCAGCGCCGAAGCGCCGCCGACGATCTCAGTGATTTCCTGTGTGATGCCCGCCTGGCGAGCCTGGTTCTCGGCGCGGGTCAGCTTCTCGATGAGCTCCTGCGCATTGTCGGTGGCCGACTTCATGGCGCGCTGGCGGTTCGCCAGCTCGGATGCGGCCGACTGTAGGAGCGCCGTGTGGATACGGTTCGCGACGAACAGCGGCAGGAGCCTGTCGAGCACTGTGCGTGCATCGGGCTCGAACTCGTAGAACGGGTGGGTCTCCTCCGCGCTGTCGACGTAGCCGCTCGGGGCGTCCTCGACGACCAACGGAAGCAGTCGAACCGCAACGGCGGTCTGCGTCATCATCGAGACGAAGCGCGTACCGACGATGTGCAGTTGGTCGACGCCGCCCTCCTCGTAGGGGCGCAGGAAACGCTCGATGAGGACATCGGCGATCTCCTTGGCGTTGGCATACGTGGGACGATCCGAGAAGCCCGTCCACGACTGCTCGATGTGACGGTTGCGGAAATCGAAGTACGCCACGCCCTTGCTGCCCGTGATGTACTGGACGTTCTCCTGCCCCTCCTGGATGATCTTCGCGTGCAACTGCTCGGCCGCCTTGATGGCATTGGTCGAGTAGGCGCCTGCGAGACCACGGTCAGAGGTGATCAGCAGCATCGCCGAACGACGCGGCTTCTCCACATCGCGCAGCAGCGGGTGATCGAGATCCTCCACGCTGGCCAGGGCCGAGACGGCCTGGGTCAGTTCGCGGGTGTACGGGGCCGCGGCTCTCGCCGCCTGCTGCGCCTTGACGACGCGGGAGGCGGCGATGAGCTCCATGGCTCGGGTGATCTTCTTGGTCGTCGATACGGATCGACGACGCTGGCGAAGCTCACGCAGACTGGATGCCATGCTCTATCAGCCCCGCTTCTGGCGCACGATCGTCGTCTGGGCGATGTCCTCGTCCTCGAGCGGCTTGTGCTCCTCACGGCCGACGAGCAGCTTGCCCTCGGACGTGCGGAAAACCTTCTTGAACTCACCGATCGCCTGGACGGTGGCTGCCTTGCGGTCGTCGCCGAACTGGAAGTCGCCGGCGATGTCGGTCAGCACCGACGAGTTGTGACGCAGGTAGTCGAGCAGTTCCTGCTCGAACCGCAGCACATCATCGACCGGTACGTCGTCGAAGTGACCCTCGATGCCGGACCACACGGAGATGATCTGGTCCTCCACCGGGTACGGCGCATACTGGCCCTGGCGCAGCAGCTCGGTGAGGCGGGCGCCCCGGTCGAGCTGGCGGCGGGTGGTCGCGTCGAGGTCCGAGGCGAACATGGCGAACGCCTGCATGTCGCGGTACTGGGCCAGGCTCAGCTTCAGCGAGCCGGACACCTGCTTCATGGCCTTCACCTGTGCGGCTCCGCCGACTCGCGACACGGACACGCCGACGTCGACCGCCGGGCGCTGGTTGGCGTTGAAGAGGTCCGACTGGAGGAAGATCTGGCCGTCGGTGATGGAGATCACGTTGGTCGGGATGTAGGCCGACACGTCGTTGGCCTTCGTCTCGATGATCGGCAGACCGGTCATCGAGCCGCCACCGAGCTCGTTCGACAGCTTCGCGCAACGCTCCAGCAGACGGGAGTGGAGGTAGAAGACGTCACCGGGGTAGGCCTCGCGGCCCGGGGGACGACGCAGCAGCAGCGACATCGCACGGTAGGCCTCGGCCTGCTTGGTGAGGTCGTCGAACACGATCAGCACGTGGGCGCCCTGGTACATCCAGTGCTGGCCGATGGCGGAACCTGCGTAGGGGGCGATGTACTTGAAGCCCGCGGGATCTGACGCCGGTGCGTGCACGATGGTCGTGTACTCCATCGCGCCGGCTGCCTCGAGCGTGCCCCTGACCTCGGCGATCGTCGAGCCCTTCTGGCCGATGGCGACGTAGATGCAGCGGACCTGCTTCTTCTTGTCACCGGATTCCCAGTTGGCCTTCTGGTTGATGATCGTGTCGATCGCGATGGCGGTCTTGCCCGTCTTGCGGTCGCCGATGATCAGCTGACGCTGGCCACGGCCGATCGGGATCATCGCGTCGATCGACTTCAGACCGGTCTGCAGCGGCTCACGCACCTCCTGACGGTCCATGACGCCTGCGGCCTGCAGTTCGAGAGCGCGGCGTCCCTCGATGCCGCTGATCTCGCCGAGACCATCGATGGGGTTACCCATGGCGTCCACGACGCGGCCGAGGTAGCCGTCGCCGACAGGGACCGAGAGGACGTCGCCCGTGCCGTGCACGGTCGAGCCTTCGTTGATGCCTTCGGAATTGCCCAGGACGACGACGCCGATCTCACGCTCGTCCAGGTTGAGGGCGATGCCGAGGGTGCCGTTCTCGAAGCGCAGCAGTTCATTGGCCATGGCCGAGGGCAGGCCCTCGACGCGGGCGATGCCGTCGCCCGAGGAGACGACAGTGCCGACCTCGGTGCGGCCGGCGGCCTTGGGCTCGTACGCCTGCACGAAATCGTCCAGGGCGTTGCGGATCTCGTCCGGACTGATGGTGAGTTCAGCCATGTCGTCCTACTCTTTCTTAGGATTCAGAAGGTGGTGAGCTGCCTGCGGGCATCTTCGAGCCGTGCAGCAACGGTTGATTCGATTACGTCATCGCCGATGACCACGCTCATGCCGCCGAGCACAGCGGGGTCGACCTCGATCTGCAGGTTGACGGGACCGCCCACCTGCCTCTCCAGAGCTGACTTCAGGCGGGCGACACGTTGGGGGTCGAGCGGCCGTGCGACCGTGACCAGGGCCATCTCTTCGCCTGCGATGTCCGCACCCATCTCCACGTACGACTTCGCCGTGAGGGCGAAGGTGCGCTTGCGGGCCTTCGCCGCGCGCGATGCGAGCATCGCGGTTGCGGGGTGGACCTTGCCGGAGACGAGCCGGTTGATGAGGTGGCGTTTGCCTTCCAGTGGATACTGCGCGTTGCGCAGCGCTCCGGCCAGTTCGCGGTTCGCGTCCACGGTCACGGACAACTGGTAGAGATCACCCGTGACCTCGTCGATGCGACCCTCGCGGTGCGCACTGCGCAGCACCAGGCGAATGCCCTGCCGCTCGAGAGCGCCGACCAGCCTGTTACCGCTGTTCCACGAGTGCTTGACGATCGCCACGACGACGTCGAGCGCCGCCTGCGAGATCTTCCCGCCGAGCAACCGCTCGGCGAGGTGCGCACGGTTGGCCTCGGAGGCCGAAGGATCCGAAAGGCTTCGACGCAGCGTCGGCTGACCGTCGAGCAGATCGACGACGGCGAACAACTCTTCCGCGGTGCCGGCATCAGTGCTGATGCCGGCCACCTCGGAGTCGAGCGCAGCGTAAGCAACGTCGCGGACCGTCATCGATCCGATCCTGCCGTCTCGAGCTCAGCCAGGAAACGATCGATGGTGCGCATGGCACGCTCGTCGTCCGTGAGGGACTCACCGACGATCTTGCCGGCGAGAACGGTGGCCAGGCCGCCGACCTCACCGCGAAGATCCTGAACCAGCTGCGAACGCTCCGCCTCGAGCTGCGCACGGCCCGACTGCAGAATCCGCTGGGATTCCTTGCCGGCCTTGTCGCGAGCCTCGGCGAGGATCGTGGCGGACTGGTTCTTCGCATCCTCACGGATACGGGCGGCTTCCTCACGGGCAGCATTGAGCTGATCGTTGTACTCAGCGAGCGCAGCTTCGGCCTTCGCCTCAGCCGCTGCAGCGCGTTGCATGCCACCTTCGATCTTGTTCGAGCGCTCTTCGTACATCTTCTCGAATGCCGGAACGACGACCTTCCACATGATGAGGAAGATGATCAGCATCAAGCCGATGCCCGCGAACACCTCCGACCAGTGGTGGGGTGCAAGGGGCCCAAGGATGTCTTGCGCCCCTTCCAAGGGGACCACAGGATGCCTCAGAGAACGAACGCGAGAGCGATGGCGATGATGGCGAGAGCCTCAACAACGGCGAAGCCGATGAAGGCGGTGCTCATCATGGCCCCACGGGCCTCCGGCTGACGGGCAGTGCCGTTGATGACCGACGCGAAGATCCAGGCAACGCCGAGGGCGGGAGCGATCGTGGCGATCGCGTAACCGATCATGTTCAGGTTGCCGGTGATTTCGAGGAGGGACATGTGTTTCCTTTCGGATGACTACCCAGGCGGTCGACCTGGGGAGGGTTTTCGGTGCTTTAGTGCGCCTCGGCGATCGAGGTCGACACGTACTGGGCGGTGAGGACGGTGAAGATGTAGGCCTGCAGGGCGCCGATGAACAGTTCCAGCAGCATGATGATGAGGCTGAAGAGGATCGAGACGCCGCCGGAGATGTTGTAGAACAGGTTGTCCTGCTGCGTGAGGAGCCAGCCGCCGCCGACCACGAACACCATGACCACGAGGTGGCCGGCGAACAGGTTGGCGAAGAGACGCAGGGCCAGCGTGATGGGGCGCGTGATGAACGTGGCCAGGAACTCCAGCGGAATGACCAGCGGCAACAGGTACACCGGCACGCCGTCGGGGACGAGCGCCTTCTTGAGGAAGCCGCCGAAGCCCCACTTGGCGAAGCCTGCGCCGACGTAGACCAGCCAGGAGAGGATGGCCAGGCCATAGGCGTAGCCGACGTTGGAGAACGCCGGGTACATGAAGAAGAAGAACTGGCCGAACCAGTTGTTCACCAGCAGGAAGGTGAAGAGGCCGAGCAGGTACGGCAGGAACCTGCGGAAGTCAGAGTGCAGGATGTCGCGCGCGATGCCGTTGCGGACGAACTCGTAGAGGTACTCCGCGAAGAACTGACCCTTCGTGGGCCGCACCTTCAGCTTGCGGGACGCAATCACCCACAGAGTGATGACCAGGAGGGCGCCGATGACCGCCTGGATGAGGGGCTTGTTGACCCAGTCGGGGAGGACGCCCGGCATGATGGATCCCCAGAGGAAGTCCCCGGTGCCAGGTGGCTCGTAGTCGCCGCCGGTCTCCAGCGGAAGAAGGCCCAGAGTCACGTACCACTCCCATATCGTTTGATGATCAGATACAAGCTACTGACAAGTCCTACGATGAGTCCGAGTGGCAGTAACCATGTTGTCTCGAGGAAATGATCACCGACCCACCCGAGGCCCCCGTAGAAGATCAACCCTGCGAGGATGTAGGCGAGAACGGCCATGCCGTCCTCATGCCCGGTGGGGCCAGAACGCTCTGACCCGTCGCCTGGCGTAGGTGAAGTGCCCATAACGTGGTTGAGCCTAGCGGAAAGAGCAGGTTGTTACACATCGGCAACTCCCTGTCCCAAAAACCTGCGCCTCAGCCGGAGGACGGCGGCTCGTACTCGTGGTCGTAGACCGGCACACGCTGCCGCGAGGCCACGAACACGACGCCGAACACCCAGGCCAGCACTGTGCCCGCCACGCTCAGGAGCAGCCATCCCTTGGAGACGTGCGGCGCGACGGTGGGCAGGCTCAGCAGGGCCCACAGGCCGGCCGCGATGCCCACGACCCGGACGCCGTAACTCACCAGCACCAGGCTGAGCCCCTGGAAGGGTTCGAGTTCTGAGGCGACCACCTCGAGCGCCTGCCCGATCGAATAGAAGATGACGACGGCGGCGAAACCGAGGGCGGCCGTCAGTGCGGCGCTCGGGCCGTCGACGGCCAGGGCGAGGCCGAGGATGGTGAGACCCACGACGTGACCTGCGATCACGCCGCCGATCATCATCTCCTTGGCCCGTCGGGTGGCTCCGGTCACCCGACGGCGTGGTTCAGTCATCGACGCTCTTCGTGTCGACGACCTCGGCCTCGCGGCCGCCGATGAAGCTCGGGGCTGTGCGCACCGGCCAGAGGGTGAGCACCAGCACGGTCACCAGGCTGCCCGCCACCAGCCACACCGCGGTCGAGCGGTTCGTGAGGGCGATCAGCACCAGCCCCACCGAGACGACAGCGGACCAGCCGTACATGAGCAGCACGGCCCCCCAATGGGAGTGTCCCCGGGCCAGCAGTCGGTGATGCAGGTGCTGCTTGTCCGCTTGGAACGGGTGTTGGCCGTTCCAGGCCCGCCGCACCCAGGCGAGCATCAGGTCGAGGAGCGGCAGCGCAAGCGCCGCCACGGGCAGCAGGATGGGCAGGATGGCGGGCAACACATCGCTGCCCTGCGCGAGCGCGCTGGGGTCCAGCTGGCCCGTGAAGGAGATGGCGCTCATGGCCATCAGCAGCCCGAGCAGCATCGCGCCCGAGTCGCCCATGAACATCTTCGCGGGGTGCCAGTTGTGGAACAGGAACCCCACGGCGATGCCACAGGTGGCCACCGTGATGAGGCTCGCCGTCGTGGCGCG includes these proteins:
- the atpD gene encoding F0F1 ATP synthase subunit beta, yielding MTATVSDTQPATTGGVGRVTRVIGPVVDVEFAADQIPPIGNALTVETEVMGEKRTMTMETALHVGDNVVRAIALKPTDGMRRGAEVTDTGDAITVPVGDVTKGHVWNVTGDVLNVDPSSIEITERWPIHRAAPAFDALESRTEMLETGIKVLDLLTPYVKGGKIGLFGGAGVGKTVLIQEMIYRIAHNFGGTSVFAGVGERTREGNDLINEMEEAGVLKDTALVFGQMDEPPGTRLRVALSALTMAEYFRDVQNQDVLLFIDNIFRFTQAGSEVSTLLGRMPSAVGYQPNLADEMGQLQERITSTKGHSITSMQAIYVPADDYTDPAPATTFAHLDATTELSREIASRGLYPAVDPLTSSSRILDPQYIGQEHYDTAVRVKQILQRNKELQDIIAILGIDELSEEDKIIVNRARRIQQFLSQNTYMAEKFTNIPGSSVPLADTIESFQMICNGDVDHIAEQAFFNVGGMDDVMANWDRMQKES
- a CDS encoding F0F1 ATP synthase subunit gamma, with the translated sequence MASSLRELRQRRRSVSTTKKITRAMELIAASRVVKAQQAARAAAPYTRELTQAVSALASVEDLDHPLLRDVEKPRRSAMLLITSDRGLAGAYSTNAIKAAEQLHAKIIQEGQENVQYITGSKGVAYFDFRNRHIEQSWTGFSDRPTYANAKEIADVLIERFLRPYEEGGVDQLHIVGTRFVSMMTQTAVAVRLLPLVVEDAPSGYVDSAEETHPFYEFEPDARTVLDRLLPLFVANRIHTALLQSAASELANRQRAMKSATDNAQELIEKLTRAENQARQAGITQEITEIVGGASALAESAGNE
- the atpA gene encoding F0F1 ATP synthase subunit alpha; the protein is MAELTISPDEIRNALDDFVQAYEPKAAGRTEVGTVVSSGDGIARVEGLPSAMANELLRFENGTLGIALNLDEREIGVVVLGNSEGINEGSTVHGTGDVLSVPVGDGYLGRVVDAMGNPIDGLGEISGIEGRRALELQAAGVMDRQEVREPLQTGLKSIDAMIPIGRGQRQLIIGDRKTGKTAIAIDTIINQKANWESGDKKKQVRCIYVAIGQKGSTIAEVRGTLEAAGAMEYTTIVHAPASDPAGFKYIAPYAGSAIGQHWMYQGAHVLIVFDDLTKQAEAYRAMSLLLRRPPGREAYPGDVFYLHSRLLERCAKLSNELGGGSMTGLPIIETKANDVSAYIPTNVISITDGQIFLQSDLFNANQRPAVDVGVSVSRVGGAAQVKAMKQVSGSLKLSLAQYRDMQAFAMFASDLDATTRRQLDRGARLTELLRQGQYAPYPVEDQIISVWSGIEGHFDDVPVDDVLRFEQELLDYLRHNSSVLTDIAGDFQFGDDRKAATVQAIGEFKKVFRTSEGKLLVGREEHKPLEDEDIAQTTIVRQKRG
- a CDS encoding F0F1 ATP synthase subunit delta; protein product: MTVRDVAYAALDSEVAGISTDAGTAEELFAVVDLLDGQPTLRRSLSDPSASEANRAHLAERLLGGKISQAALDVVVAIVKHSWNSGNRLVGALERQGIRLVLRSAHREGRIDEVTGDLYQLSVTVDANRELAGALRNAQYPLEGKRHLINRLVSGKVHPATAMLASRAAKARKRTFALTAKSYVEMGADIAGEEMALVTVARPLDPQRVARLKSALERQVGGPVNLQIEVDPAVLGGMSVVIGDDVIESTVAARLEDARRQLTTF
- a CDS encoding F0F1 ATP synthase subunit epsilon — its product is MEHAPLHVEVVSADRVVWSGDAVNIIARTVEGDIGILPGHEPLLAVLEPSMVEIVTAEGASESLMVDGGFISVAHGHVSVLAQFATLGHEVSLEEARKELAPLVLKAQQGQADDAEIHRLKMLKAQVRAGERAASN
- the atpE gene encoding ATP synthase F0 subunit C is translated as MSLLEITGNLNMIGYAIATIAPALGVAWIFASVINGTARQPEARGAMMSTAFIGFAVVEALAIIAIALAFVL
- a CDS encoding F0F1 ATP synthase subunit B, translated to MEGAQDILGPLAPHHWSEVFAGIGLMLIIFLIMWKVVVPAFEKMYEERSNKIEGGMQRAAAAEAKAEAALAEYNDQLNAAREEAARIREDAKNQSATILAEARDKAGKESQRILQSGRAQLEAERSQLVQDLRGEVGGLATVLAGKIVGESLTDDERAMRTIDRFLAELETAGSDR
- the atpB gene encoding F0F1 ATP synthase subunit A; translated protein: MTLGLLPLETGGDYEPPGTGDFLWGSIMPGVLPDWVNKPLIQAVIGALLVITLWVIASRKLKVRPTKGQFFAEYLYEFVRNGIARDILHSDFRRFLPYLLGLFTFLLVNNWFGQFFFFMYPAFSNVGYAYGLAILSWLVYVGAGFAKWGFGGFLKKALVPDGVPVYLLPLVIPLEFLATFITRPITLALRLFANLFAGHLVVMVFVVGGGWLLTQQDNLFYNISGGVSILFSLIIMLLELFIGALQAYIFTVLTAQYVSTSIAEAH